The following proteins come from a genomic window of Saccharicrinis carchari:
- a CDS encoding alginate export family protein has protein sequence MKNNSYNRLIKILILSTVLGCVLPGLLIAQFTLSSEIRPRVELNRGYKSLAVEGQDASLISTQRTRLNSMFKNEYVLTKLVLQDVRQWGNQPQLVGNENNSISVHEAWAEVLFNDKFSLRAGRQELIYDDHRIFGNVGWAQQARSHDLALFKYKGEWDIHAGFAFHQNNNITNADYNGPDAYKSMQFFWAHQQWEATKLSLLFLNNGVAFPLSPGFGVEQKTKYSQTLGGRFVTGLDAVNIAANAYLQVGKDAGNRDLNAYNILFEASGKLNPETGITGGFEMLSGTAFNEDGDKNKSFTPFYGTNHKFNGFMDYFYVGNHINNAGLIDIYAKISHKMNKLSFGGHIHYFAAAADISSDAGKNLGTEIDLSLGWAFKPMVRFDFGWSTMFASENMQLLKGGDHTAFQQWGYVMLTVTPDFIK, from the coding sequence ATGAAAAACAATAGCTACAATCGCCTAATAAAAATACTCATTTTAAGTACAGTACTCGGTTGTGTTTTGCCCGGCTTGTTAATAGCACAATTTACACTAAGCAGCGAAATTCGTCCCCGGGTGGAGTTAAACCGAGGCTATAAATCATTAGCCGTAGAAGGGCAGGATGCCTCGCTTATCTCAACCCAACGCACCCGCCTGAACAGTATGTTTAAAAACGAATATGTGCTTACTAAGCTGGTTCTTCAAGATGTTAGACAGTGGGGAAACCAACCGCAATTAGTTGGCAATGAAAATAATTCCATCTCTGTGCATGAGGCCTGGGCTGAAGTGCTTTTTAATGATAAGTTCAGTTTAAGAGCCGGAAGGCAAGAGCTTATTTACGACGATCATCGTATTTTTGGTAACGTGGGCTGGGCACAACAAGCACGCTCACACGATTTGGCTTTGTTCAAGTACAAGGGCGAATGGGACATCCATGCCGGTTTTGCTTTTCATCAAAATAATAACATCACAAACGCCGACTATAACGGTCCAGATGCCTATAAGTCGATGCAATTTTTCTGGGCACATCAACAGTGGGAAGCCACAAAGTTGAGTCTGCTGTTCTTAAATAACGGAGTTGCATTTCCTTTGAGCCCGGGATTTGGAGTAGAACAAAAAACGAAGTACAGCCAAACCTTAGGTGGTAGGTTCGTTACCGGACTGGATGCAGTTAATATAGCCGCTAACGCCTATTTGCAGGTAGGGAAAGATGCAGGCAACAGAGATTTGAACGCCTATAATATTCTATTCGAAGCTTCAGGCAAGCTAAACCCGGAGACCGGCATCACGGGAGGATTCGAAATGCTATCGGGCACAGCTTTTAATGAGGATGGTGATAAAAACAAATCGTTTACACCCTTTTATGGTACCAACCATAAATTCAATGGTTTTATGGATTATTTCTATGTAGGTAATCATATCAATAATGCAGGCCTGATAGATATTTATGCAAAAATCAGTCATAAAATGAACAAGCTAAGCTTTGGCGGTCATATCCATTACTTTGCCGCTGCAGCTGATATCTCGTCCGATGCCGGCAAAAACCTGGGTACCGAGATAGACCTATCATTGGGGTGGGCTTTTAAACCTATGGTGCGTTTCGATTTTGGATGGTCTACAATGTTTGCTTCAGAAAACATGCAACTGCTAAAAGGTGGCGACCACACTGCTTTTCAGCAATGGGGCTATGTAATGCTTACCGTAACGCCGGATTTTATAAAATAG
- the nrfA gene encoding ammonia-forming cytochrome c nitrite reductase — MKMFEKRPWLAWLIFFATVIVVFLLGLLASSIVERRAEAAFVNVPQTPVSEFEPRNEVWGENYPRQFQSYYQTSDTTFASKYNGSAMIDMLEVDPRLVVLWAGYGFAKDYSQGRGHYYAITDVVNTLRTGGPQSADDGPMPSTCWTCKSPDVPRLMNEHGVDEFYKGTWASLGAEVVNPIGCADCHDPETMNLRITRPALIEAFDRQGKDITKASHQEMRSLVCAQCHVEYYFDKKKVDGANYLTLPWDGGLTAEDMEEYYDNIEFSDWTHALSKAPMLKAQHPGYEVYMTGIHADRGVSCADCHMPYKSEGGQKFTDHKIQSPLNNVANSCQVCHRQETANLIANVYDNQDKIIENRDKLEELIVRAHVEAKKAWDVGANETQMQDILMGIRHAQWRWDYAAASHGGSFHAPVEIGRVIGTGIDIAQETRIKLARLLAQLGHNEEVPYPDIETKAKAQKFIGLDMEELHKEKQAFKENLLPKWIEEAQAREKS, encoded by the coding sequence ATGAAAATGTTTGAAAAACGACCATGGCTGGCATGGCTCATATTTTTTGCTACCGTAATTGTTGTCTTCTTATTAGGATTACTGGCCTCCTCCATTGTTGAGCGCAGAGCCGAGGCCGCCTTTGTAAATGTGCCGCAAACACCTGTATCGGAATTTGAACCCAGAAACGAAGTGTGGGGCGAGAACTACCCACGCCAGTTCCAATCGTATTACCAAACGTCGGATACCACCTTTGCCAGTAAGTACAACGGCAGTGCCATGATTGATATGTTAGAGGTAGATCCTCGATTGGTAGTGCTATGGGCCGGGTACGGTTTTGCCAAAGATTATAGTCAGGGACGTGGCCATTATTATGCCATTACCGATGTGGTGAATACCCTGAGAACAGGAGGCCCCCAGAGTGCAGATGATGGCCCTATGCCATCAACCTGTTGGACTTGCAAGAGCCCCGATGTACCCCGCCTGATGAATGAGCATGGCGTAGATGAATTTTATAAAGGAACCTGGGCCAGCTTAGGCGCTGAGGTAGTGAACCCTATAGGATGTGCCGATTGCCACGATCCTGAAACCATGAACCTCAGGATTACCCGTCCTGCCCTGATAGAAGCTTTCGACCGTCAAGGTAAAGACATCACAAAGGCATCGCACCAGGAAATGCGCAGCCTGGTTTGTGCACAGTGCCATGTAGAGTACTATTTTGACAAGAAAAAGGTAGATGGTGCCAATTACCTTACCTTGCCATGGGACGGTGGGTTGACGGCGGAAGACATGGAGGAGTACTATGACAATATCGAGTTTTCGGACTGGACGCACGCATTGAGCAAAGCGCCCATGCTAAAGGCTCAGCACCCCGGTTACGAGGTATATATGACGGGCATACATGCCGACAGGGGTGTTTCGTGTGCCGATTGCCATATGCCTTACAAAAGTGAGGGTGGACAAAAATTTACCGACCACAAAATACAATCGCCACTCAATAACGTGGCCAACTCGTGTCAGGTATGTCACCGTCAGGAAACGGCCAACCTGATAGCCAATGTTTATGACAACCAGGACAAGATTATTGAAAACCGCGACAAGCTGGAAGAACTCATTGTACGAGCTCATGTAGAAGCAAAAAAAGCCTGGGATGTAGGTGCTAACGAAACACAGATGCAAGATATATTAATGGGCATTCGCCATGCGCAATGGCGTTGGGACTATGCCGCTGCAAGTCACGGAGGATCTTTCCATGCACCCGTAGAAATTGGCCGTGTAATTGGTACCGGAATTGATATTGCCCAGGAAACAAGGATTAAACTAGCCCGACTTTTGGCTCAATTAGGTCATAACGAAGAGGTACCGTATCCGGATATCGAAACCAAAGCTAAAGCTCAAAAATTTATTGGCTTGGATATGGAAGAATTGCATAAGGAAAAGCAGGCATTTAAAGAAAATCTTCTCCCCAAATGGATTGAGGAAGCACAAGCACGTGAAAAATCGTAA
- the nrfH gene encoding cytochrome c nitrite reductase small subunit, which produces MLKSFLPPPRWQFPVMITIAIFVGLALFTFKVSNAPSYLSDKPETCVNCHIMAPQYATWKHSSHREWTTCNDCHVPQDNVFNTYYFKAKDGLRHATVFTMRAEPEVIFIKDEGAEVVHQNCIRCHHQQITDSKLGAGVANHTAHTQDRKCWECHREVPHGRVNSISSTPNARVPLPESPVPDWLKKYTK; this is translated from the coding sequence ATGCTAAAAAGCTTTCTTCCTCCTCCACGCTGGCAGTTTCCGGTAATGATTACCATAGCCATTTTTGTTGGTTTGGCACTCTTTACATTTAAGGTGTCCAATGCACCGTCGTATTTATCCGATAAACCGGAAACATGCGTAAACTGTCATATCATGGCACCGCAGTATGCCACCTGGAAACACAGTTCGCATCGCGAGTGGACCACTTGTAACGACTGCCACGTTCCACAAGACAATGTGTTTAACACCTATTACTTTAAGGCAAAAGACGGCTTACGACACGCCACGGTTTTCACAATGCGTGCGGAGCCCGAAGTTATTTTTATTAAAGACGAAGGTGCTGAGGTAGTACATCAAAATTGCATCCGCTGCCATCATCAACAAATAACCGACTCTAAACTGGGTGCAGGTGTAGCCAACCATACAGCTCACACACAGGATCGCAAATGCTGGGAATGCCATCGCGAGGTGCCTCATGGCAGGGTAAACAGCATCAGCAGCACGCCTAATGCCAGAGTGCCGCTACCTGAAAGTCCCGTACCGGACTGGCTAAAGAAATATACAAAATAG
- a CDS encoding PadR family transcriptional regulator, with translation MKIENTKAQMRKGVLEYCILAILTRSAKYTSDIISELKDARMIVVEGTLYPLLTRLKNAGLLSYRWEESTQGPPRKYYELTEKGTDFLSELDTSWADLVNAVTVIKNNSQTS, from the coding sequence ATGAAGATTGAAAATACAAAAGCACAGATGAGAAAGGGGGTTCTGGAATATTGCATACTTGCTATACTAACGCGCAGCGCCAAATACACCTCCGATATAATCAGTGAGCTAAAAGATGCCAGAATGATTGTGGTTGAGGGTACCTTGTACCCTTTGTTGACCCGTTTAAAAAATGCCGGACTTTTGTCGTATCGTTGGGAGGAGTCTACACAGGGGCCGCCACGCAAATATTACGAACTGACTGAAAAGGGTACAGACTTTCTTTCTGAATTGGATACATCTTGGGCCGATTTGGTAAATGCAGTAACTGTGATAAAAAACAACTCGCAAACATCTTAA
- a CDS encoding PspC domain-containing protein, producing the protein MKKTININLSGRVFYIDDDAFARLRGYLDRLEKYFANQEGAQEIISDIESRIAELLSEKIAGLSAVVSMHMVEEVMAMMGQPEDFDSEDSEKEPERKSNYSSYAQPNSKRLFRDLESRVLGGVCGGLGAYLSIDPVWVRVIFALLIFVGLGTIVPIYIVLWIIVPPAVTTAQKLQMHGKNVTIDNIEKAIRKEYEDVKRQFGKVRGTNFYKKSERWWNKFNKRDRTTLIIVAVVGGAILLFNMFTFNFTHTELVHNSFTVPTFMNEVNFRIGHLPFFHFPGWVVIAMLFLLIGLLFRTAFKIILYIIGFAILTVFGIKILSFILGSAFIFW; encoded by the coding sequence ATGAAGAAAACAATAAATATTAATTTGAGCGGCAGAGTTTTTTATATTGATGATGATGCTTTTGCTCGTTTAAGAGGGTATCTGGACAGACTGGAAAAATATTTTGCAAACCAGGAGGGTGCCCAGGAAATAATAAGTGATATTGAAAGCCGGATTGCTGAATTATTGAGCGAAAAAATAGCTGGCCTATCGGCGGTAGTAAGCATGCACATGGTAGAGGAAGTGATGGCCATGATGGGGCAGCCCGAGGATTTCGATTCTGAAGATAGCGAGAAAGAGCCCGAGAGAAAATCTAATTACAGTAGCTATGCTCAGCCTAATAGTAAAAGATTGTTCCGCGATTTAGAAAGCCGTGTGCTGGGGGGTGTGTGCGGTGGTTTAGGGGCCTATTTGAGCATCGACCCGGTGTGGGTACGCGTAATTTTTGCATTGCTCATATTTGTAGGGTTGGGCACCATTGTGCCTATATATATTGTATTGTGGATTATTGTGCCTCCGGCCGTAACCACTGCCCAAAAATTGCAGATGCATGGTAAAAATGTAACTATCGACAACATAGAAAAAGCCATCCGCAAGGAGTACGAAGATGTTAAACGACAGTTTGGTAAAGTACGTGGCACTAATTTTTATAAAAAGAGCGAGCGCTGGTGGAACAAATTTAACAAGAGGGATAGAACCACGCTCATTATCGTTGCTGTTGTGGGTGGCGCCATATTGCTCTTTAATATGTTTACGTTTAATTTTACTCATACCGAATTGGTTCATAATAGTTTTACCGTTCCCACTTTTATGAATGAAGTGAACTTTCGTATCGGACACCTGCCGTTTTTCCATTTTCCTGGATGGGTAGTAATCGCAATGTTATTTCTACTGATAGGACTTTTGTTTCGTACGGCCTTTAAAATAATCCTGTATATAATAGGCTTTGCTATTTTAACAGTTTTTGGTATTAAGATCCTGAGCTTTATACTGGGCAGTGCTTTTATTTTTTGGTAA
- a CDS encoding PspC domain-containing protein, with amino-acid sequence MKKTLYINLNGFAFHIDEDAYEKLNQYLKNIERSFSDKEEAKEIVSDIEARIAELFHSKKQSMNEVITLGEVEEVMGTIGQPQDIANETEEEENYQRQPSGEMAPPLYGKRLYRDPDNRVLGGVCGGLGAYFNVDPLVFRILFLFTFFFYGSSLLVYIVLWIAMPEAITITEKLQMKGPAGYERWEENLRNEYREVSDRFKRSKAYQGSSGAFSRGSDTIGNAISGLLQALAVIIGAVLMITTLIVLVSLIFAFTFGFTFLDFSGVGNYLTSLPSLFISGKDMIFGSIGLVLVTCIPVVALFYLGFRLVFRFKSRIKFAGLASLALWVIGLIMLFYASARVAGDFAVSHDTYQKELLQLPNDSIIYLKPNPAVYNNQLKNHLFDVNQLDVYADNKKFYVQGSPRIELVSGREYSIEIMKSARGKTIDQAQKNCDDIEFFWMQEDAVLNVDAIFTLQEESKIRNQKLKVILTVPQDVTVNVDDELEWMVYNRIN; translated from the coding sequence ATGAAAAAAACACTATACATCAACCTAAACGGCTTTGCTTTTCATATTGATGAGGATGCATATGAGAAATTAAACCAATATCTTAAAAATATTGAAAGAAGTTTCTCTGACAAAGAGGAAGCCAAAGAGATAGTTTCGGATATTGAAGCCCGTATTGCTGAGCTTTTTCACAGTAAAAAGCAATCAATGAATGAAGTAATCACTTTAGGCGAAGTGGAGGAGGTGATGGGCACCATTGGGCAGCCACAGGATATTGCCAACGAAACAGAAGAGGAAGAAAATTACCAACGCCAACCTTCCGGCGAAATGGCTCCACCTTTGTATGGCAAACGTTTGTACCGCGATCCGGATAATCGTGTGCTGGGGGGTGTATGTGGTGGCCTTGGTGCTTATTTCAACGTGGATCCCTTAGTGTTCCGTATCTTGTTTTTATTTACATTTTTCTTTTATGGATCATCACTACTGGTTTACATCGTATTATGGATAGCGATGCCCGAAGCAATTACTATCACGGAAAAGCTACAGATGAAAGGTCCCGCGGGGTATGAACGTTGGGAGGAAAACCTGAGGAATGAATACCGAGAGGTTTCGGACAGGTTTAAACGATCCAAGGCTTATCAAGGTTCGTCAGGAGCGTTTTCCAGAGGTTCCGACACCATCGGTAATGCGATCAGTGGCTTATTACAAGCGCTGGCTGTTATTATTGGTGCTGTATTAATGATAACCACTTTAATTGTACTGGTGTCATTAATATTCGCATTTACCTTTGGTTTTACCTTCCTCGATTTTTCAGGCGTGGGAAATTACCTCACCTCCCTGCCCAGCTTGTTTATATCCGGTAAGGATATGATTTTTGGGAGTATAGGACTTGTATTGGTTACATGTATTCCTGTGGTAGCATTGTTTTACCTGGGGTTTAGACTTGTTTTTAGGTTTAAGTCCAGAATTAAATTCGCGGGACTGGCTTCGCTGGCGCTATGGGTAATAGGCCTTATAATGTTGTTTTATGCTTCGGCACGTGTGGCGGGTGATTTTGCCGTATCGCATGATACCTATCAAAAAGAATTGCTGCAACTGCCTAACGACAGCATTATTTACCTAAAACCGAACCCCGCGGTTTATAACAACCAACTTAAAAATCATTTGTTTGATGTTAATCAACTAGATGTGTATGCAGATAATAAAAAGTTTTATGTACAAGGCAGTCCTCGTATAGAACTGGTGTCAGGCCGTGAGTATTCCATCGAAATTATGAAATCGGCCAGAGGGAAGACGATTGATCAAGCCCAAAAAAATTGCGATGATATTGAGTTTTTCTGGATGCAGGAAGATGCTGTGTTGAATGTGGATGCTATTTTTACCCTTCAGGAGGAAAGCAAAATAAGAAACCAAAAGTTGAAGGTGATCCTCACTGTTCCGCAAGACGTTACTGTAAATGTAGATGATGAGCTGGAATGGATGGTATATAATCGTATCAATTGA
- a CDS encoding DUF4252 domain-containing protein — protein sequence MKNLVRIALVLWLMGVGSLFVFSQQKTTERMFKDFRGMDEVTYLSLSKNLLQFMDFDAENEDKEQASKIRGDLKEVRLVMFKPNKAPKQRFIEKVRHYMRKGGCSRVEDIDSEVDAEVWVQRRGRKVKECHVILQGQQNGVLLSFFGDFKMEDVERMRKKIQDYED from the coding sequence ATGAAAAATTTAGTGCGTATTGCCTTGGTATTATGGCTGATGGGTGTTGGCAGCCTTTTTGTTTTTTCGCAGCAAAAAACGACCGAAAGAATGTTTAAGGATTTTCGCGGTATGGATGAGGTGACCTATTTGTCGCTTTCAAAGAATCTGCTCCAATTTATGGATTTTGATGCAGAAAATGAGGACAAAGAACAAGCCAGCAAGATAAGAGGTGATTTAAAAGAGGTGAGGTTGGTGATGTTTAAGCCCAACAAAGCACCAAAACAAAGATTCATTGAAAAGGTGCGGCATTACATGAGGAAAGGCGGTTGTAGCAGGGTGGAAGATATTGATTCCGAAGTGGATGCAGAAGTTTGGGTACAGCGCAGGGGGCGTAAGGTAAAAGAGTGTCACGTGATACTACAGGGTCAACAAAACGGTGTGCTACTCTCTTTTTTTGGTGATTTTAAGATGGAAGATGTAGAAAGAATGCGTAAAAAAATACAGGATTATGAAGATTGA
- a CDS encoding 6-pyruvoyl trahydropterin synthase family protein produces the protein MIIRKKFKFEGAHIVRDCSSDRCKKSLHGHSYVVEVFLSSNKLDFGHMIYDFGLTKGTIKDIIDSFDHAYAMWDKESDEFKTFIRNNSERYIEMPVSPSAECFALTLLFLIDKTLQATEFKNGEGKVSVSSVRVHETDTGYAEAFRKDLDWFTFELADVTFSQAVKDEWKDAEMYDKLLMYHKGELDAKPFVNPQVERIF, from the coding sequence ATGATAATCAGAAAGAAATTTAAATTTGAGGGAGCCCATATTGTGCGGGACTGTTCGAGCGACAGGTGTAAAAAATCGCTTCACGGACACAGCTACGTGGTGGAAGTATTTTTAAGCTCAAACAAACTCGACTTTGGCCATATGATTTACGATTTCGGTTTGACCAAAGGTACCATAAAGGATATAATTGATAGCTTTGACCATGCCTATGCTATGTGGGACAAGGAAAGTGACGAATTTAAAACATTTATCAGAAACAATAGCGAGCGTTACATCGAAATGCCTGTAAGTCCCTCGGCCGAGTGCTTTGCACTTACACTGTTGTTTCTTATTGACAAAACATTGCAGGCCACAGAATTTAAAAATGGTGAGGGCAAGGTAAGTGTTAGTTCAGTGCGGGTGCACGAAACGGATACAGGCTATGCAGAAGCATTTCGAAAAGATTTGGATTGGTTTACCTTTGAGTTGGCTGATGTAACTTTTAGCCAAGCCGTAAAAGACGAATGGAAAGATGCTGAGATGTATGATAAACTATTGATGTACCACAAAGGTGAGTTAGACGCTAAACCTTTTGTAAATCCCCAGGTAGAAAGGATATTTTGA
- a CDS encoding GTP cyclohydrolase I — MKEQLIKTTSQPTSSRISGGNKIKKEVEGKFDYLKEFVEERFQKKFPQKDFLSAWMEYNHLRDFKISDNVEDVGGISEEGHYIMRTITEYFISQAFKAMKIDMDDPNVGGEKGTPYRLAKMYCGNDLSDDTELLSGRWSHKPLMTSFPNEQGQKYPITKRVDIVSVCSHHTAPFSTLFRDGSFAVISYIPGKKILGISKLQRIVDWVARRGHLQENLTKMIYDEVCQAAETSSVYVKLSGLVHTCESLRGTQSNEGEFTSEFYGGEFGNYEMRREVSGG, encoded by the coding sequence ATGAAAGAACAACTAATAAAAACAACAAGCCAGCCTACTTCATCCAGGATAAGTGGTGGAAACAAGATAAAAAAGGAAGTAGAAGGCAAATTTGATTACTTAAAGGAATTTGTTGAGGAACGATTTCAGAAGAAATTTCCCCAAAAAGACTTTTTATCAGCATGGATGGAATATAACCACTTGCGCGATTTTAAGATATCCGATAACGTTGAAGATGTTGGGGGTATTTCGGAAGAGGGGCATTACATTATGCGTACCATAACAGAATATTTTATTAGCCAAGCTTTTAAGGCGATGAAAATTGATATGGACGATCCCAATGTAGGTGGCGAAAAAGGTACGCCCTATCGCCTGGCCAAAATGTATTGTGGTAATGATTTGAGCGACGATACGGAGTTACTCTCGGGCAGATGGTCGCACAAACCCCTTATGACCAGCTTCCCTAATGAGCAAGGGCAAAAATATCCTATCACAAAGCGAGTGGATATTGTTTCAGTGTGTTCGCATCACACAGCACCCTTCAGCACCCTTTTCAGAGACGGCTCATTTGCTGTAATCAGCTATATCCCCGGCAAAAAAATACTCGGTATATCCAAACTTCAACGGATCGTTGATTGGGTTGCACGCAGAGGACATTTGCAGGAAAACCTAACCAAAATGATTTATGACGAAGTTTGCCAGGCGGCTGAAACATCTTCGGTGTACGTTAAATTAAGTGGTCTGGTGCATACCTGCGAATCGCTGCGCGGAACACAAAGTAACGAGGGCGAATTTACCAGCGAATTTTATGGTGGCGAATTTGGTAATTACGAAATGCGGAGAGAAGTAAGTGGCGGGTAG
- a CDS encoding pyruvate, water dikinase regulatory protein encodes MEKNSNMPPIYIVSGGKGVAGHTLVESMLIQYPEHKIPVIIEPEVSTQEQIDAITDKVIKTNGVVAHTMVDHVVRRKLIDSCETKNIRHFDLVGNMTDYLDTVLDMKPADQPGLYRLRDMEYYRRVRAIEFTMMHDDGQHTDKIATADIVLAGVSRTGKTPLSIYLAMFGWKVANVPIVPGTPVPETLFQIDPRRVFGLTISMAYLIAQRSSRVSRINMDPNSDYIDRRKVRMELDYAANLFKKGGFTVLNISNKPIEYSANEILTILTSRFGSDKWTKDEEH; translated from the coding sequence ATGGAAAAAAATTCGAACATGCCCCCAATTTACATTGTTTCGGGCGGGAAAGGAGTAGCCGGGCACACGCTCGTGGAGTCTATGCTGATTCAATACCCCGAACATAAAATCCCTGTAATCATTGAGCCTGAAGTAAGCACACAAGAACAGATTGATGCCATTACCGATAAAGTAATTAAAACAAATGGCGTAGTGGCGCACACCATGGTCGATCACGTGGTGCGTCGCAAGCTGATTGACAGTTGTGAAACAAAAAACATCCGTCACTTTGATTTAGTGGGTAACATGACAGATTATCTGGATACCGTGCTTGATATGAAACCGGCTGATCAGCCCGGGCTTTACCGTCTGCGCGATATGGAATATTACCGGAGGGTGCGCGCCATTGAATTTACCATGATGCACGACGATGGTCAGCATACAGATAAAATTGCCACGGCCGACATTGTTTTGGCCGGAGTTTCGCGTACCGGAAAAACCCCCCTGAGTATATATTTGGCCATGTTTGGATGGAAGGTGGCCAACGTTCCTATCGTGCCCGGAACACCAGTTCCGGAGACACTTTTTCAGATAGATCCGCGTAGGGTATTTGGCCTTACCATTTCAATGGCCTACCTGATTGCCCAACGCAGTAGCAGGGTAAGCCGTATAAATATGGATCCAAATAGCGATTATATCGACCGGCGAAAGGTACGCATGGAGTTGGACTATGCTGCTAACCTGTTCAAAAAAGGTGGCTTTACAGTGCTAAATATCAGCAATAAACCCATTGAATATTCTGCCAATGAAATACTCACTATATTGACTTCGAGATTTGGCAGCGACAAATGGACAAAAGATGAGGAGCATTAG
- the rimK gene encoding 30S ribosomal protein S6--L-glutamate ligase has protein sequence MNIAVLSRNAKLYSTRRLIETGEKRGHNMVVLDHTKCDILIERKKPQVFYNGHEIDNIDAIIPRIGASVTFYGTAVVRQFEMKKVFTTTESQALVRSRDKLRSLQILSRAGLHLPKTAFTNFSKDNQNIVAQVGGAPCVIKLLEGTQGVGVVLAETNSAAESVLDAFGGLKARVIVQEFVAEAKGADIRAFVVDGVVVGAMKRQAKEGEFRSNLHRGGSATIVQLSDEEENAALKAAKAMGLSIAGVDMLQSSTGPKIMEVNSSPGLEGIESATGIDIANAIIRFIERNVD, from the coding sequence ATGAACATTGCAGTACTATCCCGAAACGCAAAATTATATTCCACACGAAGACTTATTGAAACAGGCGAAAAGAGAGGCCACAATATGGTTGTTTTGGATCACACCAAATGCGACATCCTAATTGAACGAAAAAAACCTCAGGTTTTTTATAATGGCCACGAAATAGACAATATAGATGCTATCATTCCACGCATTGGCGCATCGGTTACTTTTTACGGTACGGCGGTAGTGCGTCAGTTTGAAATGAAGAAAGTTTTTACGACTACCGAATCTCAGGCTCTGGTGCGCTCACGCGATAAGCTGCGTAGCTTGCAAATATTATCGCGTGCCGGCCTACACTTACCCAAAACAGCATTTACCAACTTTTCTAAAGATAACCAGAACATTGTTGCTCAGGTTGGTGGTGCCCCTTGCGTAATCAAATTATTAGAGGGAACCCAAGGCGTAGGAGTGGTGTTGGCTGAAACAAACAGTGCCGCCGAATCGGTGCTGGATGCCTTTGGTGGACTGAAAGCCCGCGTAATAGTGCAGGAGTTTGTTGCTGAAGCCAAAGGTGCCGACATAAGGGCTTTTGTGGTGGATGGCGTGGTGGTAGGAGCCATGAAACGGCAAGCCAAAGAGGGTGAGTTTAGGTCAAACCTCCATCGCGGCGGCAGTGCTACCATCGTGCAACTGAGCGACGAAGAAGAAAACGCCGCACTTAAGGCCGCCAAAGCCATGGGCTTGAGCATAGCCGGCGTAGACATGTTACAATCCAGCACCGGCCCTAAAATCATGGAGGTGAACTCCTCGCCCGGCCTCGAAGGTATTGAATCCGCCACCGGCATTGATATTGCTAACGCCATCATCCGTTTTATTGAGCGAAACGTTGATTAA
- a CDS encoding ATP-dependent zinc protease family protein, with protein sequence MLQNKKIVGRKEIAHFPELKLKHIHVKMDTGAYTSSMHCHSIVERDGRLYCNLLDPGHHAYKDEELVFEHYKQKKVRSSNGAVENRYKIASTIELLGESYKIDLTLTDRQNMKTPVLIGRKFLNKKFIVDVAKKYTHL encoded by the coding sequence ATGCTGCAGAATAAAAAAATAGTTGGACGAAAAGAAATAGCCCACTTTCCGGAGTTGAAATTAAAGCACATTCATGTTAAAATGGATACGGGAGCCTACACTTCAAGTATGCACTGCCATAGTATCGTTGAACGCGACGGGCGTCTCTATTGCAATCTGCTGGATCCGGGCCATCATGCCTACAAAGACGAAGAGCTGGTGTTTGAACACTACAAACAAAAAAAGGTGAGAAGTTCAAATGGAGCCGTCGAAAACAGATACAAAATTGCAAGTACCATAGAATTGCTGGGGGAATCATACAAGATAGATTTGACCCTCACCGACCGCCAAAATATGAAAACTCCCGTATTGATAGGGCGAAAATTTCTGAATAAAAAATTCATTGTTGACGTTGCTAAAAAGTATACCCACTTATAG